The Humulus lupulus chromosome 4, drHumLupu1.1, whole genome shotgun sequence genome has a window encoding:
- the LOC133830177 gene encoding uncharacterized protein LOC133830177 has translation MANLTHKFAKSRPSLRFLTSLNTHLVPKSDPSLASQHTHFAAPKPEFTVSPIFSLGGDKVEIEPYKCSHIFPSFPFGYCLNAIPSTGSGPLRVDQVEGVDSEDSRTVWADSVKKKRKKKMNKHKYKKLRKRLRRKART, from the coding sequence ATGGCGAACCTCACGCATAAGTTCGCCAAAAGCAGACCCTCATTGCGATTCCTCACATCCCTCAATACCCATCTGGTCCCAAAATCGGACCCTTCTCTCGCTTCCCAGCACACCCATTTCGCCGCTCCCAAACCCGAATTCACAGTTTCCCCGATTTTCAGTTTGGGCGGAGACAAGGTAGAGATTGAGCCTTATAAATGCTCACATATTTTCCCTAGTTTTCCATTTGGGTATTGCTTAAATGCTATTCCCTCAACTGGGTCTGGACCATTGAGGGTCGACCAGGTCGAGGGGGTCGATAGTGAGGACTCGCGGACGGTGTGGGCTGATAGTgtcaagaagaagaggaagaagaagatgaacaagcATAAGTATAAGAAGCTTCGGAAGCGTCTTCGTCGAAAGGCAAGAACTTGA
- the LOC133830176 gene encoding uncharacterized protein LOC133830176, whose protein sequence is MGGVTSSMAAKFAFFPPNPPSYKVTTDEATGILLLDPFPHRENVDVLKLPTRRGTEIVAVYIRYPMATSTLLYSHGNAADIGQMYELFVELSIHLRINIMGYDYSGYGQSSGKPSEQNTYADIEAAYKCLEETYGAKQEDIVLYGQSVGSGPTVDLASRLPQLRAAVLHSPILSGLRVMYPVKRTYWFDIYKNIDKIPLVKCPVLVIHGTADEVVDCSHGKQLWELCQEKYEPLWLKGGNHCDLELYPEYLRHLKKFISMVEKSPSRRFTSRRSTDRVEHSRRSTDCYEAPRKSTDRREKPRKSVDRPPDKLKMNEYKFNNIDKLEKYRLSFDQMERSRRSVEYHEKSRRSIDQQLEKGRKSVDWLDRIRAA, encoded by the exons atggGCGGTGTTACTTCATCCATGGCTGCGAAATTCGCTTTCTTTCCACCAAACCCGCCATCATATAAGGTAACTACGGACGAAGCTACTGGAATTTTGCTCTTAGACCCTTTTCCACACCGTGAAAACGTCGACGTTTTGAAGCTTCCAACTCGCCGGGGAACGGAGATCGTGGCTGTTTATATCCGATACCCCATGGCCACTTCTACGCTTCTCTACTCTCATGGCAACGCCGCTGATATTGGTCAAATGTATGAGCTCTTCGTCGAGCTGAGTATCCACTTGCGTATCAATATTATGGG ATATGATTACTCTGGTTATGGACAGTCATCAGGAAAG CCAAGTGAGCAGAATACTTATGCAGATATTGAAGCTGCATACAAGTGTCTTGAAGAGACTTATGGTGCTAAGCAGGAAGACATAGTCCTGTATGGCCAATCTGTTGGAAGTGGACCTACCGTAGATCTTGCTTCTCGTTTGCCTCAACTAAGAGCTGCTGTTCTGCACAGTCCCATTCTCTCAGGTTTAAGAGTCATGTATCCTGTGAAGCGCACATATTGGTTTGACATCTATAAG AACATTGACAAAATCCCTCTGGTCAAATGTCCTGTACTCGTAATACAT GGAACAGCTGATGAAGTTGTTGATTGTTCTCATGGAAAACAACTCTGGGAACTTTGTCAAGAGAAATATGAACCACTATGGCTCAAAGGAGGAAACCACTGTGATTTGGAACTCTATCCAGAATATTTAAGGCATCTCAAGAAATTTATATCAATGGTAGAGAAATCGCCTTCACGAAGGTTTACTTCAAGAAGAAGCACAGATCGTGTCGAACACTCCAGACGGAGTACCGACTGTTATGAGGCTCCAAGAAAGAGTACTGACAGGAGGGAGAAACCAAGAAAGAGCGTGGACAGGCCTCCCGACAAGCTGAAAATGAATGAATACAAGTTTAACAACATTGACAAGCTAGAAAAATATAGACTCTCATTTGATCAGATGGAGAGGTCAAGAAGAAGTGTGGAGTACCATGAGAAATCTAGGAGAAGTATTGACCAACAGTTAGAAAAAGGACGGAAGAGTGTTGACTGGTTGGATAGAATTCGAGCTGcttaa